One part of the Eucalyptus grandis isolate ANBG69807.140 chromosome 10, ASM1654582v1, whole genome shotgun sequence genome encodes these proteins:
- the LOC104423287 gene encoding organic cation/carnitine transporter 7 has product MGDGDPPATYTVDEALVALGFGKFQLLVLAYAGMGWVSEAMEVMLLSFIGPAVQSLWGLSAREESVITSVVFAGMLVGAYSWGIVSDKHGRRKGFLITAVVTTGAGFLSAFAPNYLSLLVLRCLVGVGLGGGPVLSSWFLEFIPAPKRGTWMVIFSAFWTVGTIFEASIAWFVMPRLGWRWLLALSSLPSSVLLLFYVVAPESPRYLCMKGRIADAHSILKEIARLNKTELPAGVLVSDYNVQLQENSIPSEDTQLLTSRRKENRTLDSSEQSMGGFSSLLMLLSPRLLKSTMLLWIYFFGNAFAYYGLVLLTTELSNGRNKCSPYQSHLKKTSDINYGDVFVTSFAEFPGLLISAAIVDKLGRKLSMASMLFLCCIFLLPLVVHQPAGLTTSLLFGARICITASFTIIYIYAPEVYPTSIRTTGVGVASSIGRIGGMICPLVAVALIKGCHQTASIILFEIVIFVSGICAVLFPFETKGRDLSDTIASSTEDVNSA; this is encoded by the exons ATGGGAGATGGGGACCCTCCGGCTACGTATACGGTCGACGAAGCTCTTGTTGCCCTGGGATTTGGCAAGTTTCAACTGCTCGTTCTTGCTTATGCTGGCATGGGTTGGGTTTCAGAAGCGATGGAAGTGATGCTCCTTTCCTTCATTGGACCTGCCGTTCAGTCTCTCTGGGGTCTTTCTGCACGAGAAGAGAGCGTGATAACCAGCGTAGTTTTTGCGGGCATGCTCGTCGGAGCATACTCATGGGGCATAGTGTCAGACAAGCATGGGAGACG GAAAGGTTTCTTAATTACAGCAGTGGTTACTACTGGAGCCGGTTTCCTGAGTGCCTTCGCCCCAAACTATCTTTCATTGCTTGTGCTCCGTTGTTTAGTTGGTGTTGGCTTAGGAGGTGGTCCTGTCCTCTCATCCTGGTTCTTAGAGTTCATCCCTGCTCCAaaaaggggtacttggatggtTATTTTCTCTGCCTTCTGGACagtaggaacaatttttgaagctTCAATTGCATGG TTTGTGATGCCAAGATTAGGTTGGAGGTGGTTGCTTGCTTTGTCGTCTCTGCCTTCATCAGTTCTCCTTCTATTTTATGTGGTGGCACCCGAGTCTCCTAGGTACTTATGCATGAAAGGAAGGATAGCTGATGCTCACAGTATTTTGAAGGAAATAGCTAGACTAAACAAAACTGAACTGCCTGCTGGAGTTCTTGTGTCTGATTATAATGTTCAATTGCAAGAGAATAGCATTCCGTCTGAGGATACCCAGTTGCTCACCTcaaggagaaaggaaaatagAACTCTTGATAGCTCAGAGCAGAGTATGGGAGGCTTTTCTTCGTTACTTATGCTTCTTTCTCCAAGACTACTGAAGTCAACTATGCTTTTGTGGATATATTTCTTTGGGAATGCTTTCGCATATTATGGACTAGTGTTGCTGACTACTGAGTTAAGCAATGGACGCAACAAATGTTCCCCATATCAGTCACATCTGAAAAAAACTAGTGACATCAATTATGGAGACGTTTTTGTCACTAGTTTTGCTG AATTTCCTGGGCTTCTTATATCAGCTGCAATTGTTGATAAACTTGGTCGTAAGCTTTCGATGGCATCTATGCTCTTCTTATGTTGCATTTTTCTGCTACCGCTGGTTGTCCATCAACCAGCAGGTTTGACAACAAGTCTTCTGTTCGGCGCTCGCATATGCATCACAGCTTCATTCACTATTATCTATATATATGCTCCAGAG GTGTACCCAACCTCAATCAGGACAACTGGTGTTGGAGTTGCGAGCTCAATAGGGAGGATTGGCGGGATGATATGTCCTCTCGTGGCTGTTGCATTAATAAAGGGATGTCATCAAACTGCATCCATAATTCTATTCGAGATTGTGATCTTTGTGTCTGGAATTTGCGCAGTGCTCTTTCCGTTTGAAACAAAGGGCCGCGATTTAAGTGACACCATAGCAAGCTCAACAGAAGACGTCAATTCAGCATGA